The Starkeya sp. ORNL1 DNA window ACGACCCATGGCCTGCGTGGTTTGCGAATGCCGTAAGCTGCATCCGAGTGCGCGCGGAAGTCGTAGGCGAACAGGCGATCGACACAAGTGCCGACCCGCCATGGATCAGCGCTTCCCACACCGCAGCTGGCACCCCCGCATGTGCAATCTACGAGCTGTAGGCTGGGCTCTGAGCGCGTTCGGTCACGCGTGAGCCGCTTGGTGTCGATGAGGCCTGCCAGCGCTCTTGGGGGCGTTCGCGTAATGGCGGGACCAGGCGTCGAACATTAGCAGCCGCCAGAGGATCAAGCCGAAGCCTCTACCTCGGCGGGACCCGTGAAGCCCCAATATGCGCTCAACCCCCGCTACAATACTTCAGAATATAACACTGCCGTTCAGATTATAGGCAAGATCTGAAATATCTGGTGTGGAGAACTTGGCTGTGGCTAGCATTACAGTTGCGGTCTTCGCGGTGTTCTGACTCGGTGGGCGTCCATGCCCTAGACGCGATCGGCATCATCTTGCGCGCAACTTTCCGAAAGCGAATACTTCCGCAGAACCAGTTCGGCCTGACGGCACAGATCCGCGGCAAGTCGATCGGAGGTGAACGAGGCGGCCCAGACGCGTCCTCGCTCCGCCATCGCGGCGACGTTCTCCTGGTTTTGGGGGTCAAGAAGCCACGTGAGCGCGCTGACATACCCAGACGTCGTCCCATCCACTACGAGCGCGTGCTCGCCGTCCTCGACGTGCTCCGAGATCCCCAGCGCGCGCGCGACCACGGTGGGCTTACCCAGGTACATGCTGTTGAGGTAGGTCTGCTGTCCGACCGAGCACTTCATCCCCTGTCGGAGAGGAACTACGGTGGCGCGTGCCGTGCGGAGCAGACGAATAAACTCGGCGTGCGACGTGCGGGTGCGTTTGGCGAGGACTATGTCGACATTCGGCGGCACGGGTTTCGAACTCGTCCAGGCTGTTGCCAGGATGAACCGCGTATCCGGAAACTGGCGCGTGGCCTCGACCAGAGGCGCATAATCGCGTCCGCTATCCCCGCCGGCGAAGATATGTCCTTCGTTCGGAGGGGGCGGTCCTTCGAGCTCCTGCGCGGACAGATGATAGTAGCACAAGGCTATCCCCACCTTGTCCGGGTCGATTCCCCACAAGGCGCAGAACGCCTCTTTGTCGTCCCGAGAGTAGACCACATACCGATCCACTGCCCGGTCTGCGAGACAAACTGCGAGCCTTTCAACGAGCCCCCTGGGCCCCGTGCTCGGCTCCCACATGTCGCCGACGAGCATCAGCGCCGCTCGGTATCGCCGAGGAAGGAAGCCGAGGATGACACAGGCCAGAAGGTCGGGGTGGATGACGCCTGACGAGCTGTTCAGCACGAGAACCCGCGCGTGACGGGCAGAGCGCAGGATCCTCGCCAAGGTGGTCAGCTCCTTGTAGGGAGCATGAGGTCCGGATCGGGGATATGGCAGCTCCAGCGCGCGGATCCGGCCTTCCCACCCTGGGTACCACAGCGTCGACAAAAACCGATGCTTCTTCCTCTCCTTCGGAAGATCCGAGGCTGCGATCGACGACATGCGGGCGCTCCCGTCTTAGGTCCATCAATGGACCTGCATACCGCCGTGCCGGTCCGTACCAACGCAATTCGTCGCGAGTGCCAGAGATGTCGCGCGCACGCCTTGCTTGGATTCCCAAGGCAGTTCACCAAGAGGCAGAAATCGGATGTCCTCGCACTCTGCCGTGATCCGCTCGGCCGCGACCACAGGCCCGGGCTCGATCGCCCCGTTCGGATAGAGAGGCCTGCCGTCCGGGTAGAAATCGTGGAGCAGAATCGTGCCGTTTGGGGTCAGGCAGTTCAGTGCCTGGGCAAACTCGCGATAGACAGCAGGCGCGGCGTGATCGCCGTCGAGGAAGATCAGGTCGAACCTGTCGTCGGTCTCCCGAAGGAACTCTGACGAAGGCCTTGTGATGAACGTCACCCGATCGGACAGGCCAGCGCGCGCGAGGCTCTCGCGCGGGGAATCGAGCCCGAGACGCGCGAAGGCCCCGAGTGCCGGATCGTTGACATCCGCGATGTCGACCGTGGTCAGATGCGCGCCAGGGCCCGAATTAGTTGCGAGTGAGCGGGCGATCGCCAAGGTCGACGCACCGATATGGGTGCCGATCTCGAGCACCCTTGCTGGCTTGAACGACGCGACCAACTGATAGAGCGCGCGTCGTTCCCCGGGACATATACCGCCATCGATATCCGCGAACGGCATGACGTGGGAGAGCTGGCCTTCATCTCGAAGCCATTCGCTTGATATCGACGGGCTGGAGAGAGCCTGCATGAGGGAGCGACGTGTCATTGTTCCGAGCCGCTCGGCATCGAACGCCTCCCCCGAAATTTTCGCTAGACGGAGGCGTTCACGTCGGATCTGGAGAGCCCCAAAAACACGGCGTGGGAGTATGATCTCGCCTGCTTGCTTGAGAAAGTTCATCATCTGATCGAACAACCTTGAATTGCGACATCGCCTTCCAAAGGCATGTCGCCGAGCTAGCGCATGTCGGTAGGAAAAGTTCTAGCGCTCCGGAACGGTGCATACTTGACCGGGGACAATAGCCGTCACTGGGCCTTGCACGTCGGTGAATTTGCAGGCGCGCATTCGGCTGCCGGCAGAAGCTCCAGCGCGAAGATTACCTTTTGGCGGGCGATTCCCTGCTTATGAGGACTGCGCGCGCGGAAAAAAGCGGAAGCGGGCCAATCGCCCCCGGTCACGACCGCTGTCATCTTCGTCGGCGGCGGCACAGTTTTCACAGGTCGCTGTGCGATGGCTGCCCTCAAATGGCAGCTGTTTACATGCTCGCCAATTTACCTGATGCCGCGCCAGCGGCCACCGGCCGCCTCACTCTATTGGGTGACCCGCCGGATCGCCGTTCGAGCGTGTTTTGGTTCCGCAATTTCACTCGCCCGGCTCCCATCTCGCTCCAAGGAAGCGGTCACCACATAGCGCAACCCAGCAGGCTCAAATACGAGGCGCGCCTCGTCGTTCGTAATGGCCTTCCCATGATCGCACAGGATCGTCATGCCAAACCCCCGCCTTTGGGTGGGAGTTGCGGGCGGGCCGCCGCGCTCCAGCCACTGCATGCGGAGACGTTCCGGAGCGTTTCCGTTCTTCCGGACGCTCCATGTCACCTGCACCCTTCCGCTCGGGCAATTTGAGGCCCCGCAGCACCTTAAGGCCCCGTATTTGATCGCGTTCGTCGCAAGCTCGTGAAGAATAATGGTAAAATTTTCCGCGCGCGTCCTCGAAAGCCTGACGGAAGGGCCAACTGCGGTGAATTGGTCCGCGCGGCAAAACGGGGCGAGCGTGGCGTTGACGAGACGCTCGAGCGAGCAATTACCGTCCGGTTCCCGGTCAATTGCCGCGCCCACGGAAATGGCACGAATTCGACCTTCGAGGGCGCGGCGAAAATGCTCGACACTCTGGCTGCTTTCGGCCGTGAGGCTGATTACGGACAAGACGAGCGCCGGGTAATTCTGCAGCCTATGCAGCAGTTCCCTGTTCTCTCTCTCAAGCGCTTCCAGGCGACGCCGCAGATCGAACCTAGAGTAGTGAGAAGCGGTATCCTCGGGCCCGGTGATCTCAACGTCGGTCATGGCGGAGCTCCGCATGGAACACCCCCCAAACTGACAGCACACATCATAGTTCCGTACATTTTAACGCATTTTTGTGTGCGCTGGCGTACGTTTTTTGGGAGCCTCACGACTTTGTACATTGGCCTTGGCCGTGGCGCCTTCATTCATGAAAGCGTTGGCAAGGGCGCCGAAGGGCCTACTGATTCTGGAGCGCGGGGGCTCATTGCCCTGCCGCAGTCTCGAGTAGATCGGGGCGAGCGACGACCTCGATCGCATCTCCCGGCAACAGGTCAGCATCTTCCGACACGGAGAGACGATCCCATCCCTCCCCGCTCCTACGGATGATCGTGATTTCCGGGCGCGCTCCAGTGCTGGTGGCATCGGCGGCTATTATTCGTCCGAAGACCTGTAACTTCTGAGCCGCCGCTTCGAGCCTCGTTCTCAGCTCGGCGGCTCGCGCTTGTGACTCGTTCATGTCCCGCAGAACTTCCAAGCGGCGCTGCGTGTCGAGCTTTTCCAAGCGGAACAGGAGTTCCTCCCGCTGCTGTTTCACCTGGCTCAAAGTCGCTGTCGTCTGTAGGCGGCGGGTCGACGACAGCAAAAGTGCCCTTCGGGCCTCTGTCACTCGCGGGCTGATAAGACTGCCCGAACTGTAGAGCTTGTTAATCCGGTCCAGTTCGTCGATGTCGGATTGAAGGCCTTGCGCCTCCTGCTTCTCCTGGGTCGTCAACGTTTCAATCTGCTCGCCGGCGAGGCGCGCCGCGTTCTGCAAATGAACCTTCTCGTTTCTGTACTCGAGCAGCCGAATGTTCAGGTAGCTGGATTCTATCCGGAGATATTCGCTCAATGTCGCAGCCGGTATAGGAGCATCCACGAGCCGTTGTTCCTTGATGTCCTCCGATCCCTCGAGCTCCGCCGTAAGCCGCCACGCGTGAACGTGTTCCTTGGCCAGGGCAAGGACAGTGGTACGGTATTCGCGGTCGACCTCTACGACCTCCACGCCCATCGTCGCCGAGCGCCCCCGGACCGTACTGACGCCGCCCGAAAGGGCAATCGCGTGTCTGACGGTCATCTGGGGTCGATAAGGGTGCTGGCCCGGTTGAAAGACGTCGCCGTTCACATAGATCGGCCTGTATTCGACGACCGCCACGGCGACGTCGCCGGGCTGGATCAGCACGATGCGGTCGCGCCCGTCGGGTGTTGTCTGGCGAATGACTTTCGAAGCCAGTGCCATCTCGGCCCGAGCCTGAACGTCCGTGGACGTAGAGCCCGCCGCGACGATGGAGCCAACCATCGGAAGCGTGATCGTGCCGTCGAGTTGGATTGGAGCGCGTTGTTTCAGGTCCGGCATGCCGGCAACGGTGATCTCGATGACGTCGCCGGGCGAGAGCAGATATTCCGCTCGGCACGGAACGGTCGCGCTGAGGAGCGCCAGCCCGATTGCGGCCAGGAGTGCCCCAGTTCGACCGCCGCGCATATATCGACGCATCATGTGAATGCCCCGGTTTGCGTGAGAAGCGGACGTCGCGGAACATCGTCTTCTGAGACCCGCCCGGCATCCGCTCCGCTCACGTCATGAAATGGCTGTGCCGGCGCACTTGCCCCGCTGCCAGACGACCGCGCCACCATTCAATCGTTCGGTCGAGGCCCTCACGCAGGCTGACCTGCGCACCCCATCCTGTGGCGGCCGCGAAGCGGCTGCTATCGGCTAAGAGAGCGCGCACCTCGGAGTTCACAGGGCGCATGCGGATGCTTTCCTGCTCCACAGTCTTGGAACTTCCACACAGTTCGAGAACGAGATCGATGACTTGAGCCACCGTCACGGCCCTTTGGCTGCCCGCGTTGTAGGCCCGCCCGAACTCGAGGTTAGTCGCGAGGCCCGCACTCAAGAAGGCGCACACCGTGTCTTGGACGTAGGTGAGGTCTCGAACCGGCGTCGTATCTCCGACCCTCACAACCTCGCAACTCGGATCGAGCGCTTGCCGGATGAGCGTCGATATGAGCGCACGCTCGCTTTGGCGGGGGCCGAAGGTGTTAAATGGACGGAGCGTTACGACCGGTAGGCCGAATGATCGCGCGAAGGCCTCCGCCATCATGTCGGCTCCGATCTTGGAGGCCGAATAGGGCGACTGTCCCTGTAGCGGGTGGTCCTCCGAGATCGGCATCCTGAGCGCGGTGCCGTAAACCTCGCTCGTCGAGGTGTGAACAATGCGCTCCGTTCCCAACCGACGGGCGGCTTCAAGCACGTTTAGTGTGCCTAAGACGTTTGTCTCGACGTAGGTCTGTGCCGCCGCATAGGAATGCGGAATGGCGATCAGCGCCGCGAGATGGAAGACGATGTCTTGGCCCGGCATGATCCGCCCGACGAAGGCCGCATCTCGAACGTCACCCCGCACGAGATCTAGGCGACCCCTGGCATCGTTCGGCACCTCGTCAAGCCAACCGTTACTGTCGAAGGAGTTGTACAGGGTCAGCGCGGTGACTTTGGCTCCTTGACTTGCAAGGGCCTCAGTCAGATGCGAGCCGATGAACCCGTCGGCCCCGGTGACCAAGACATTGATACCGTCATAGGTCATCGCACGAGCCCTCCTCGCAAGACGGAGGCCTGCCTGGCGCTCGCGCTCGCGGCCCGAACCTGCGGCTCCTTGATTGCGCTCAGGCCGGCTTGCAGTGGTGGAACGTAACCGCCCACCGCCATGGCGCCTCGTAACACAATAATGAAATCCCTCGCCAAGGTCCTGCTTTTGAAATACTCCAGATCGATACTCGCTTTCAACGGAAAGAGTACGGTCCTATAGAATATATCAGGTGCTACGTCGCCCGGGAATGCATCAGCTTCATTTCGAAATATGATTTGACAAGGGCCGATCAGGCCAGGCTTGAATCTCAACAACTCTTCCCAGCCGTTCTGAAAGCAATCAGCGAAAGCTAGGCTTTCTGGACGTGGCCCAACGATCGACATGTCTCCTCTCAGCACGTTCCAGAGTTGAGGCAACTCGTCGAGCTTCGTAGCCGCGAGAATGCTTCCGACAAACGTGAGCCGAGGGTCCTTCTTAAGCGTCAGAGGGCTACCTGCGATCCCCGCATCGGCATGAAATTTTCTGAACTTGTACATGCAGAAGTGTCTGCCGCCTTTGCCGATCCGAACCTGGCAAAACAGGATCGGGCCTCTGGATTCGAGCCAAACCGCGGCTGCGACCAGCAGCAAGAGCGGCCCCAGAAACAGCACGGCCACGCAGATCAGGCAGATGTCGAGCGCACGGCGCACACGTTCCGCGGCGGTCCCTAGGTCTTCATCCTCGGACAAGGTCGTTGCGATCATGACGACACCCTCACGGACAAGTTCGATGAAGCAGCGGCATGGAGGCTCTGAAAAGAGGCTGCTCCGGCAAATCCCGGCTCGGCCTCCAAAGCTTCGGCGAGACAGCACGTGACGGTCTCGACATCCGCGGCCTCCATACGTGGATGCAGCGGCAATGTGAGTTCGCGTGCTGTAAAATCCTCCGTCTTCGGTAGCGACACGTTCGGATAGAGATCGCGGTAGTAGGAGAGACGGTGCGTCGGCGGATAATGGATGGTCGTCTGGATTCCAGCCTCACGCAGACGATCGATGACGTTCTGCCGTTCTACCGACCGCGGCAGCAGAACCGGCATGATATGGTGCACAGAGGCCCGTCCGGCATCGAACGGGACCGACACAATGGGGCATCGGGCTTCGATCGAGCGCCGATAGAACTGCGCAAGGTCTTTTCGCTTCGCGTTCCACCGCTGGACGTGACCGAGTTGAACAAGGCCGATTGCAGCCCTCAATTCGTCCAATCGATAGTTGAAACCCAGCATCGTCACGTCATAGATCGGGTTTTTGCCCGACCGTCTTTGAAAGGTGCCGCTGGTCA harbors:
- a CDS encoding SDR family NAD(P)-dependent oxidoreductase — its product is MTYDGINVLVTGADGFIGSHLTEALASQGAKVTALTLYNSFDSNGWLDEVPNDARGRLDLVRGDVRDAAFVGRIMPGQDIVFHLAALIAIPHSYAAAQTYVETNVLGTLNVLEAARRLGTERIVHTSTSEVYGTALRMPISEDHPLQGQSPYSASKIGADMMAEAFARSFGLPVVTLRPFNTFGPRQSERALISTLIRQALDPSCEVVRVGDTTPVRDLTYVQDTVCAFLSAGLATNLEFGRAYNAGSQRAVTVAQVIDLVLELCGSSKTVEQESIRMRPVNSEVRALLADSSRFAAATGWGAQVSLREGLDRTIEWWRGRLAAGQVRRHSHFMT
- a CDS encoding sugar transferase, which gives rise to MIATTLSEDEDLGTAAERVRRALDICLICVAVLFLGPLLLLVAAAVWLESRGPILFCQVRIGKGGRHFCMYKFRKFHADAGIAGSPLTLKKDPRLTFVGSILAATKLDELPQLWNVLRGDMSIVGPRPESLAFADCFQNGWEELLRFKPGLIGPCQIIFRNEADAFPGDVAPDIFYRTVLFPLKASIDLEYFKSRTLARDFIIVLRGAMAVGGYVPPLQAGLSAIKEPQVRAASASARQASVLRGGLVR
- a CDS encoding polysaccharide biosynthesis/export family protein encodes the protein MMRRYMRGGRTGALLAAIGLALLSATVPCRAEYLLSPGDVIEITVAGMPDLKQRAPIQLDGTITLPMVGSIVAAGSTSTDVQARAEMALASKVIRQTTPDGRDRIVLIQPGDVAVAVVEYRPIYVNGDVFQPGQHPYRPQMTVRHAIALSGGVSTVRGRSATMGVEVVEVDREYRTTVLALAKEHVHAWRLTAELEGSEDIKEQRLVDAPIPAATLSEYLRIESSYLNIRLLEYRNEKVHLQNAARLAGEQIETLTTQEKQEAQGLQSDIDELDRINKLYSSGSLISPRVTEARRALLLSSTRRLQTTATLSQVKQQREELLFRLEKLDTQRRLEVLRDMNESQARAAELRTRLEAAAQKLQVFGRIIAADATSTGARPEITIIRRSGEGWDRLSVSEDADLLPGDAIEVVARPDLLETAAGQ
- a CDS encoding class I SAM-dependent methyltransferase, which codes for MNFLKQAGEIILPRRVFGALQIRRERLRLAKISGEAFDAERLGTMTRRSLMQALSSPSISSEWLRDEGQLSHVMPFADIDGGICPGERRALYQLVASFKPARVLEIGTHIGASTLAIARSLATNSGPGAHLTTVDIADVNDPALGAFARLGLDSPRESLARAGLSDRVTFITRPSSEFLRETDDRFDLIFLDGDHAAPAVYREFAQALNCLTPNGTILLHDFYPDGRPLYPNGAIEPGPVVAAERITAECEDIRFLPLGELPWESKQGVRATSLALATNCVGTDRHGGMQVH
- a CDS encoding sensor histidine kinase, with translation MTDVEITGPEDTASHYSRFDLRRRLEALERENRELLHRLQNYPALVLSVISLTAESSQSVEHFRRALEGRIRAISVGAAIDREPDGNCSLERLVNATLAPFCRADQFTAVGPSVRLSRTRAENFTIILHELATNAIKYGALRCCGASNCPSGRVQVTWSVRKNGNAPERLRMQWLERGGPPATPTQRRGFGMTILCDHGKAITNDEARLVFEPAGLRYVVTASLERDGSRASEIAEPKHARTAIRRVTQ